A portion of the Edaphobacter lichenicola genome contains these proteins:
- a CDS encoding lipid-binding SYLF domain-containing protein — protein sequence MKKCLILALACTAVALPAVAQNKIDNRLGDSAEVLRQFLAKTDGIPQNLLNKSACVLVFPAVKKVGIGLGVTYGRGVIVCRSGADFSGKWSAPAMYKLDVGSLGVQLGSSSTDYVLVVETNVGASKILSGKAKLGADATAVAGPTGAKAVAANDPNVDVLTYSRAKGGLFAGASIASASMDTDDDANKVVYGKDVTASQIVRDGAVTITASGKALDGVLTKASPKRIQ from the coding sequence ATGAAGAAATGCCTGATCCTTGCTCTGGCGTGCACTGCGGTGGCCCTGCCCGCCGTTGCCCAAAACAAAATCGACAACCGTCTGGGCGACTCGGCCGAAGTTCTAAGACAATTCCTCGCCAAAACGGACGGGATACCTCAAAACCTCCTCAATAAATCGGCTTGCGTCCTGGTCTTCCCGGCCGTGAAAAAGGTCGGAATCGGCCTCGGCGTGACCTATGGCCGCGGTGTGATCGTCTGCCGCTCCGGCGCCGACTTTAGCGGCAAGTGGTCGGCTCCTGCGATGTACAAGCTGGATGTCGGCAGCCTCGGCGTGCAGCTCGGCAGCTCTTCCACCGACTACGTGCTCGTGGTCGAGACCAATGTCGGGGCCTCGAAGATCCTCTCCGGCAAAGCGAAGCTCGGTGCAGACGCAACCGCTGTCGCCGGTCCAACCGGAGCGAAGGCAGTCGCCGCCAACGATCCGAACGTCGACGTCCTGACATACTCCAGAGCCAAGGGTGGATTGTTTGCCGGCGCTTCAATCGCCAGTGCATCCATGGATACCGACGATGACGCCAACAAGGTTGTGTACGGCAAAGACGTCACCGCATCCCAGATCGTCCGGGACGGAGCCGTTACCATCACCGCCTCAGGAAAAGCACTCGACGGCGTTCTCACTAAGGCATCACCAAAACGCATTCAGTAG